The genomic segment GCATCGACAACTGATACAGGGAATGACTGCTTCGCATTTCCATATTGCACGGAAACTCGATCTTCCCCAGCTTTTACGGCACTGTACGTTAGTCCCGAACCAGCAACGCTACCTTTTTCTGCTGTCACTTGAATCTGACTGTTGTCCACTTTTAATGGATTGTAATAAGCATCCAGTAAGTAATTCACTGTCAAGGATGTTTTTGAACCGACAAGCATCGTACCAACTTGATTGCGCGAAACGCTAAGTTGTGCAGGTTCGCTTACAGGTGCTGTACTGATTGCTTCCATGATTGCGGACACCTGGCGTTCCGAAGAATCTGACGTCCGGTTTGCCAGCACGACCGTATTACTGCCATGATTCCGTACACCCATCGCTGTAGAACCGCCACCATCGAAATTGAGTGCCCGATCATAGCCTTGTGCTGCTAAATAATTTGCGAATTGTGTAAGCGACATCCCGTTGCTATAGCCTCTTACGTTGTCTACTGTTACAAGATGCACTTGTTTCTTATCTTTACTAATTGCAATTGCTGTACGCGCGGTAAGTGCAGTAGCTCGTGAATTAGATGTATTCATCGTAATATTCACCTTGCCATCTTTCAATAGCATCGGACCGCTCGCCAACATGAACTCAGAATCCATCCATTTATCATCGATAGTCAATGCAAGGGATACATCTTCACCCACTTGCATATTTTTGAATTTCTCAAGACCTTTTGCGCCATGGACAGAAAGAACGAATCCTGTTTTAGGTATTTCTACTTTCTCTTTCGATCCATAACCGCGTACTTTCACAACTTTGCCCGTCAGTTTCTGGCCGTATTGTGTATTTGTAATTGGCTGTCCTGTGTCGATAACTATTTCAATTCCGTACTGATTGGAATTCGTATGTGTCTCAATATTCTGTGGTGTGAAAATGATTGTTTCATCATCTTGACGCTGACGATTTATCCCCGTCAATAGATGGTTTGTTCCTTTGTAATCCATACGAACACTAAAATTAAATTGATCGATTTCAGAAAGTCCATCTTTCGTCACACCAAATGCAATCGGTTGACTTACATAATTACTTGTCGAATCGGAGATCACGCCGCCATTAACAATCTCGTTCCCTTGTGAAATCAAATACATCGGCAAGCCGTTTTTCATGTCGAAAAATGAAGCATTAATCGCCCCAACGACACGGTTCCCATCTTTTGAATCGCGATTTGCGAGCACTGTTGTTGCTTGTCTCTTCGCAATCGGTGAAGGAAGTCCAACTTGTAATTTTGTATATGGATCTCCTAAATTGACAGATAGATGATTTATGTATTTTGAAGCTGATTGCGTATATTGAGAATAAGTTACACCCGATGATACCGGATAACTCTTCACCGCATTCTGATTGGCCGAGGCACTTGCTGGTACAGTCCAAAGAAGCGTGGCTGCTACCGCTGTCATTGCGACTTGTTTACTGAAACGTTTCATTGAAGCTACTTTACTAGTGATAAAACGACACTCTCCCTTCCTATGAATATACAGCTTACCAAAGGATTCGATATATTACCATAATCCATAAGAAGGAAATTAAGAGAAATGCAGTCTAAGTTCGCTACATCGTGTCGCAATGACTGCATGACCTACATCCTGTAGACCCAAGCGGAAGGCGCCATCTATATTTTCGGCACTACTTATATAGAATTAACTAGGTGGTATCCCTCACCCGTATAACGAACAACTCTAGCGAAGGAGCGACACTAATGAAAGGCAGCCAAATATCGCCGTGTCCTGCGGCAATGGCTGCACACCCGCATCCTGCAGGCGCCGGAGCAATAAGACCAAGGAGGGATGCAGTTCAATCCCTCCCTAGGGATCTTCTGACGGGCTTATTGCGTAAGGCCATCACCTAGCGACAAAGCGGTGTTGGAAGAACAGTCTATTTGTTAAGTGCCGACTACGTAGACACAAAAAAAGCCGTCCGAGGCAGATTACTCT from the Sporosarcina psychrophila genome contains:
- a CDS encoding S-layer homology domain-containing protein produces the protein MKRFSKQVAMTAVAATLLWTVPASASANQNAVKSYPVSSGVTYSQYTQSASKYINHLSVNLGDPYTKLQVGLPSPIAKRQATTVLANRDSKDGNRVVGAINASFFDMKNGLPMYLISQGNEIVNGGVISDSTSNYVSQPIAFGVTKDGLSEIDQFNFSVRMDYKGTNHLLTGINRQRQDDETIIFTPQNIETHTNSNQYGIEIVIDTGQPITNTQYGQKLTGKVVKVRGYGSKEKVEIPKTGFVLSVHGAKGLEKFKNMQVGEDVSLALTIDDKWMDSEFMLASGPMLLKDGKVNITMNTSNSRATALTARTAIAISKDKKQVHLVTVDNVRGYSNGMSLTQFANYLAAQGYDRALNFDGGGSTAMGVRNHGSNTVVLANRTSDSSERQVSAIMEAISTAPVSEPAQLSVSRNQVGTMLVGSKTSLTVNYLLDAYYNPLKVDNSQIQVTAEKGSVAGSGLTYSAVKAGEDRVSVQYGNAKQSFPVSVVDAPAKLTIVPSTTKVKPGASVTYKANATDALGKPIIFSPEQVKWSVTGDIGTITPAGAFKAVNKAGKGSVNVTLGSKTTSIPIVLSDDTPAFSDIPSTYAYYTEISFLKDLGYIQGDLDGKFNPGNTLSREHAAVILSRVFNLDASVASTQQFKDVPKKHRYYNEINAIASANLVGGKGDGTFDPAGQLTRAQMAAILVKAYKLSGESSKKFKDVPTSHWAYKQVHILANSGITTGNEKGNFEPNKPVNRAQFSAFLYRSINK